In Flavobacterium hankyongi, the genomic window TGAAAAATTCACATTTTCCAATAGTGCTTTTTCAATACGTTCTTGACGTTCTTCCTGACTTAATTTTTTCCAAGTAATCATAACTAATCAATTTAAATCAAAACTATTGGTTTTAGAAACTAAAAAATATGATAAATGTTAGTTGAGCTTTATACCAATGGAATTCGTAAATTTGAACGTATATTAAAAATAAAAAATGCCTACACCTTTAGAGCTCCAAATACAAACCTTACCAGATAATCCAGGAGTTTATCAGTATTATGATAAAGATGGTAAAATACTTTATGTAGGTAAGGCTAAAAATCTAAAAAAAAGAGTCTCTTCTTATTTCAATAAAATACATGATAACGCTAAGACTAATGTTTTGGTCAAAAAAATTGTAAGCATTAAACATATTGTAGTTCCTACAGAGACTGATGCGCTCTTGTTAGAGAATAATTTGATAAAAACGCTTCAGCCACGTTATAATGTCCTTTTACGAGATGACAAAACCTATCCGTGGATTTGCATCAAAAACGAACGTTTTCCGCGAATTTTTTCTACCCGAAAAATGATAAAGGACGGTTCTGAATATTTTGGACCTTATACGAGTTTTAAAACAGTGCATACAATTTTGGATTTGGTTAAAGAACTTTATCCTTTACGAACTTGTAATTTTGATTTGACCAAAGCTAATATTGATAGTGGAAAGTTTAAAGTGTGTTTAGAATATCATATTGGGAATTGTAAAGGGCCATGTGAAGGTTTAGAAACAATAGCTAATTATGAAAAACAAGTTCAAGCGATTCGTGAAATTTTAAAAGGGAATTTCAAAGAAAGCTTAAAGGAGTTTAAAAAACTGATGACCGATTTAGCAATGGACATGAAGTTTGAAGAAGCTCAAAAAATAAAAGAGAAAATTGAAGTGCTTGAAAATTATCAGGCGAAATCAACCATATTAAATCCTAAAATCTCAAATGTTGATGTGTTTTCTATTATTTCTGATGAAAGTATGGCTTACGTTAATTTTCTCCAAATATCGTATGGGGCAATTGTACGTTCACATACTCTTGAGCTTAAAAAGAAGCTAGAAGAAACAGATGAAGAATTACTAGAATTGGCTGTAGTAGAACTTCGAGAGCGTTTTCATTTGAATTCTAGAGAAATTATTGTACCTTTTGAATTGGATTTTGGTGACAAAATAAAAGTAACGGTACCGCAGTTGGGCGATAAAAAACAAATTTTAG contains:
- the uvrC gene encoding excinuclease ABC subunit UvrC; this translates as MPTPLELQIQTLPDNPGVYQYYDKDGKILYVGKAKNLKKRVSSYFNKIHDNAKTNVLVKKIVSIKHIVVPTETDALLLENNLIKTLQPRYNVLLRDDKTYPWICIKNERFPRIFSTRKMIKDGSEYFGPYTSFKTVHTILDLVKELYPLRTCNFDLTKANIDSGKFKVCLEYHIGNCKGPCEGLETIANYEKQVQAIREILKGNFKESLKEFKKLMTDLAMDMKFEEAQKIKEKIEVLENYQAKSTILNPKISNVDVFSIISDESMAYVNFLQISYGAIVRSHTLELKKKLEETDEELLELAVVELRERFHLNSREIIVPFELDFGDKIKVTVPQLGDKKQILELSLRNAKYYRMDQLKQIQIVDPDRHTNRIMAQMQKDLRLSVEPRHIECFDNSNIQGTNPVSACVVFKDGKPSKKDYRHFNIKTVEGPNDFASMEEVVYRRYKRLLDENESLPQLIIIDGGKGQLSSALKSLDDLGLRGKIAIIGIAKRLEEIFYPGDSVPLYLDKKSETLKTIQHLRNEAHRFGITFHRDKRSKAAIQTSIETIPGIGEKTMITLIKHFKSVKRLSKATENEISDVVGLSKAKKIIEFYKEFNSSK